AGCCCCATGCAGAACGACCCTACAAAGCATTCGGCTATCCGGTGATTCCCGCAATATATATTTTAATTTCCATTCTTATAATGATTATTCTTCTCATTTATAAGCCCGATTATACTTGGCCTGGTTTAATTATCGTACTCATGGGAGTTCCGGTTTATTATATCTGGAAAAAAGGAAAAACAAATACATCATCATTAAAGTCCTGAAAAAGGTAGTAACTCTCTTCAAAATTCGGGTAAGACATTGTCAAAATATTAATAATCAATTATTTTATTTTAATAAATTGAATATCACATATTTAAAGTTTCACAATATCAGTTTTTTTACATAGTAAGTATTTTTTATTTTTGCAATCTGCTTCAATGCCGGGTGGGTTTCGCAACTATAATCAAAGTAACATATAATTAATTTTAAATCCAGAATGCAACATATTTCCAGATTTTTATTATGGTTAATGGGATGGAAAATTGTAGGGGAACTTCCTGATAATATAAAAAAGTGCGTAATCATCATGGCACCCCATACCAGTAATATTGATTATTTTATTGGAATCTTGGGGTTTACAGTCCTCAGACTCAAGGTGCGAATTTTAATTAAAAAAGAAGCTTTCATTTTTCCTTTTGGCTATCTACTAAAAAAAACGGGTTGTATTCCGGTAAAAAGAGGAAAAGTAAACCATCTGATAGAAATATCCACTGAATTATTTAATAAAAATCATTCGCTTATTTTGGTAATAACACCTGAAGGCACAAGAGGTTATAACCCTATATGGAAAAAAGGGTTTTATCACATTTCCACTAATGCCAAGGTTCCCATTGTATTGGGGTACCTCGATTATGCCAGTAAAACAGGGGGTTTGGGCGAAATTCTTTATCCTTCAGGAAATTTTCAAAATGATTTCCACAAAATTGAAGAATTCTACAGAACCAAAACTGCCCGGCATCCTGAAAAATTTAATCTTTCTTCAGCGAATACACGACAAAACTGAACGAATATTCACTTTTTCCCAACGAATATACATCGGCTTAGAATTAACCTTTTTTTCTTTTTAATTTTGCCAAACAAATAAAATCACAGGGCAAAGACTGTATTTACTAATTTTGTCCATCTTAAAAAAATAAAAAAATGACAGAAAAACAATACAGTTTCGGATTGATAGGTGCTGCCGGTTATATCGCGCCCCGGCACATGAAAGCCATCAAGGAAACTGGCAACAATTTGGTAGCTGCCCTCGATAAATTCGACTGCGTAGGTATAATGGACAGCTATTTTCCTCAGGCTTCTTTTTTTACGGAATCCGAACGTTTTGACCGTCATTTGGATAAACTTCGCCGTAAGGGAGAAGGTAAAGTTGACTTTGTAAGTATCTGCTCCCCAAATTACCTTCACGATGCCCATATACGACTTGCATTACGTAACGAAGCCCATGCAATTTGCGAAAAGCCCTTAGTATTAAATCCATGGAATGTGGATGCATTAAACCAGATAGAAAAGGAAACGGGCAAAAAAATCTTTAACATCCTGCAACTTCGCCTCCATCCAGCCCTGCTTGAACTAAAGCAAAAAATCGAAAATGGACCCAAGGATAAAGTCTATGATGTCGATTTAAGCTATATTACAAGCCGTGGCAAATGGTATTTTATTTCCTGGAAAGGCGATAGCGCAAAATCGGGTGGCATAGCTACCAATATTGGTATCCATTTTTTCGACATGCTCATCTGGATCTTTGGCAAGGTTAAACAAAGCATCGTCCATCTAAGCCAGCCCGATAAAGCCGGAGGTTATATTGATCTGGAACATGCCCGCGTCCGTTGGTTTTTGAGTGTGGATTATGAAAATATACCCGCAGAGATCAAACAGAAAGGACAACGTACCTATCGCTCCATCACTGTGGATGGTAAAGAAATTGAGTTTAGCGGAGGCTTTACCGAATTGCACACCGAATCGTATAAACAAATAATCAATGGCAACGGTTTCGGACTGGAACATGCCCGCCCATGCATCGAGATGGCTTATGAAATTCGTAATACCCAACCCATAGGGCGTATTGGTGAATACCACCCACTATTAGGAATTAAGTGATTTAATTATAAGTTATTGGTTAATCATTTATAGTTTAAAACAAAAAGTGAAATTTTTTATTATTTAAAAATCTTATCACTTTAAAAGCTTTATAAACCATACAAATATGTCTATCTCTTCTAAACAATGGCTTGCTCTTTACACCCGCTCACGTTGGGAAAAAAAAGTTTTTAAGCTGTTAACGGAAGGCGGGCATGAAGCGTTCCTCCCCCTTCGCAGAGAAAAAAGACAATGGAAAGACAGAAAAAAATGGGTGGAAGAGCCATTGATACGTTCATACATTTTTGTAAATACAGGAAAAAAAGAATATTATGATATTTTAAACACTCCCGGAGCAGTTTGTTACATCTTTTTTGAAGGCAAACCAGCACCAATTCGCGAAGAACAAATCCTTTTCCTTAAATCTATTAACGAAAACCCTCTCTCTGAATTTGAAGTTACTTCCAATAATTTCCAAAAAGGAGACCTGCTTACGATTACATCAGGCGCTTTTTCAGGATTTGAAGGTGAACTCATAGAATATAGAGGGAGAAAAAAAGTACTTATCCGTCTCGAACAGTTGGGAAAAGCAATTCTGATAACCATCCCTATACAGTATATTTCCATTTTAAACAAATAAATATAATGATAAGATATTGAATCAATAACATAAATTAATAAAAAAATTATAAAAAATTTACGTAACTGATGTGTTTGTAATAAAAAAAGTTTATACCTTTGAGTAATAATATTACTCAATAACGCTAAAATTACTAACAATCTTTCAATCAATAATATAAGTTATTAATTCATCTATTCTATGTTAGATGCACTGATCATATCGAAAACAAGGATAAAATTGCTGATGAAGTTTTTTCTGAACAGTGCCACATCTTCTTATTTGCGCGACCTTGAATCCGATTTTCAGGAATCCACTAATGCTATTCGGATTGAATTAAACCGGTTTGAAAAAGCAGGATTGCTTACTTCTTCTTTTTCAGGCAATAAAAAAATGTTTTTTGCCAATACCCGGCATCCCCTTTTTAATGATATCCATCGTATCATTATTAAGCATGTTGGAATTGATACTGTAACGGAAGAAATCATTAACAAGTTGGGAGGATTAAAAAAAGTGTACCTTACCGGTAGTTTTTCGAGGGGAATTGATAGCCATATCATTGATATAGTACTGATTGGAGAAGATATTGATAAAAATTATCTATTGACACTGGTAGAAAAAGCCGAAAAGCTTATCCACCGCAAAATACGATATATGCTGATGTTACCTGAGGAATATGAAGACTTCCGGGAAGAAGAACCCGAAGCCTTTCTCCTTTGGGAAATGTAATTTTTTTCTTTGGAAGGCAATTACAATACAATTTAATACCAATAGGTTACATGTATTATTGTAACTGAGAGGGCGAAGCTGTGCTTAGGCGGGATGAGGAGTTCAGAGCAAGGAACAGAATAGATTTTAATTAAAATTAAAATAAATAGTATGGCAACGGCAGCAAATTAACTAAGTACTAAACGGAGATATTGAATGCTTACGAAAATTTGTTAGGCTAAGATTCAGGAAGAAAAACAGGAAAGCCCGAAAGAAACCAAACATGCAGAAGCAAAGCAAGCCTCCGGAAATGTTGCCTCCTCATTATCAGAAGAAAACATTCTTAAAGGGATTGCCAATCTAAAATTGGATATTCCTCGTTCACTCGATACGCTTGAAAAATCACTTGTTGAAGAGCACAAAAAATTATCATCTCTGAAGGAAGCCACCGCAAACGAAAAACAATCTCTGGAAAACCTTTACGGAATTGTAGCCGAAACCGATTCGTTGGCTGCATTACTCCAGGCACAAAAAGAAAAGAAAGAAGCTTTTGACAAAAAATTAAGCGAAAAAAAGGAAGCTTTCGACAAGGAAATATCAGAAAAGCGTCAAAGTTGGGATAAAGAAAAGACAATTCATGAATTAACGCTGAAAGAGGAAAAAGAAAAAACAGCAAAAGAACGTAAACGCGAAGAGGAGAAATATACCTATACCCTTACGATAAAACGTAAGAAAGACGAAGATACCTATAATGAAAAAAATCAGCTTTGGATAAAGCGCTGGTTGAAAAACAGCAAACTTTTGATAAGGAATACAAGGAACGGGAACAGACTATTCTTGCAAAAGAGACAGAGTATTCCGAATTAAAGATAAAAGTCGAAAAGTTTCCGGATAAACTTCAGAAAGCCATTAAACAAAGCGAAAAAGAAGTTACCGACCGTCTTACTTCCCAGTTTAAGTTTGAAAAAGAGGTTTTGCAAAAGGACTATTCTTCTGAAGTGAAATTGAAGGAACAACAGATATTAGCGCTGGAAAACAAGATAAAAGACCTTGAAATACAACTTAAGCAAGCAATGGCTAAAACAGAAACCCCTGAAAAGAACCTGAAAGATGTGGTAATGAAAACCATCGAACAAGGTAGCCGGATTGCTTTTGTTGACAAGCCTCATACGA
The sequence above is a segment of the Lentimicrobiaceae bacterium genome. Coding sequences within it:
- a CDS encoding UpxY family transcription antiterminator, translated to MSISSKQWLALYTRSRWEKKVFKLLTEGGHEAFLPLRREKRQWKDRKKWVEEPLIRSYIFVNTGKKEYYDILNTPGAVCYIFFEGKPAPIREEQILFLKSINENPLSEFEVTSNNFQKGDLLTITSGAFSGFEGELIEYRGRKKVLIRLEQLGKAILITIPIQYISILNK
- a CDS encoding ArsR family transcriptional regulator, with amino-acid sequence MKFFLNSATSSYLRDLESDFQESTNAIRIELNRFEKAGLLTSSFSGNKKMFFANTRHPLFNDIHRIIIKHVGIDTVTEEIINKLGGLKKVYLTGSFSRGIDSHIIDIVLIGEDIDKNYLLTLVEKAEKLIHRKIRYMLMLPEEYEDFREEEPEAFLLWEM
- a CDS encoding Gfo/Idh/MocA family oxidoreductase, which codes for MTEKQYSFGLIGAAGYIAPRHMKAIKETGNNLVAALDKFDCVGIMDSYFPQASFFTESERFDRHLDKLRRKGEGKVDFVSICSPNYLHDAHIRLALRNEAHAICEKPLVLNPWNVDALNQIEKETGKKIFNILQLRLHPALLELKQKIENGPKDKVYDVDLSYITSRGKWYFISWKGDSAKSGGIATNIGIHFFDMLIWIFGKVKQSIVHLSQPDKAGGYIDLEHARVRWFLSVDYENIPAEIKQKGQRTYRSITVDGKEIEFSGGFTELHTESYKQIINGNGFGLEHARPCIEMAYEIRNTQPIGRIGEYHPLLGIK
- a CDS encoding 1-acyl-sn-glycerol-3-phosphate acyltransferase: MAPHTSNIDYFIGILGFTVLRLKVRILIKKEAFIFPFGYLLKKTGCIPVKRGKVNHLIEISTELFNKNHSLILVITPEGTRGYNPIWKKGFYHISTNAKVPIVLGYLDYASKTGGLGEILYPSGNFQNDFHKIEEFYRTKTARHPEKFNLSSANTRQN